Genomic window (Siphonobacter curvatus):
AAGGATGCCTTCTACTTTTACAAAGCGAACTGGAATACGACTCCGATGCTCTATCTGGCCGAACGTCGGAACGTGCTACGTCAGCAGTCGGTAACAATGGTTAAAGTATTTACCACCCTAAAGGAAGCGGAGTTATGGGTCAATGGAGTATCGCAGGGCCGACAAAAAGCGGATGACCTGCACCGCATGCGTTGGCCAGGTGTTCAACTGAAGCCCGGAAAAAATACGATTTTAGTGAAGTCAGGATCTCTGGAAGATACCGGGGTGTGGCACGTGGTATCGCCCGTTCCTTTACGCTAAGGTTAACCCCTAATGCCGTAGCTTATGAAAATTTTAACCTCTATTCTTTTACTGCTTTCGCTTTGGGGGTATAGTCAGCCCCCCATTATTCCTTTACCCGCTTCTTACCAACGAGCAAAAGGAACCTTTACGCTTAGTGAGCACACCAGGCTAGTTGTAGAAGATTCTGCATTCCAGCCCGCCGCTCGTTACCTGGAAAAAGAAATGCAAAGGCGATGGGGACTCAAACGATCTCAAAATTCCGCCACAAAAGGCCCGACCCTGGTTATTAAAGCGGGTCTGCCAGCCAAAGAAGGTTCCTATGCATTAGTAATGAACGAAGGTTCTGTGGTCCTGACGGCGTCGAGTCCAGCGGGAGCTTTTTATGGGGTAGTGTCCTTCCTGCAATTAGCGGCGGAAAGCCGGAAGGTCCCCTGCTGGAATCTGAAGGACTCGCCTTTATACGGGTATCGAGGCTTTATGCTGGAAGAATCCCGGCACTTTTTTGGGGTGTCTAAAGTCAAGGCCTTACTCGATGAGATGGCTTATTACAAGCTAAACCGTTTTCACTGGCATTTAACCGATGAACCCGGCTGGCGAATGGAAATTAAAGCCTATCCCCGACTGGCGTTGGTGGGAGGTGTAGGTACGGCAACCGACTCACTAAAACCAGCTCAGTATTACACCCAGCAGCAGATCAAAGAGATCGTAAGCTATGCCGCGGATCGTTACATTACCGTCATTCCCGAAGTAGACATGCCGGGTCATGCGACGGCGGCTAACAGAGCTTACCCGGCTTACAGTGGGGGAGGCTCCCCGGCACACCCGGAGTTTACTTTTAATCCTGGCAAAGAAGAGACGTATACGTATCTGTCTACCATCCTGAAAGAGGTGAGTTCGCTGTTTCCTGCACGCCTGATTCACATCGGGGGCGATGAAGTAAGCTTTGGGAATGAGAAATGGATGAAAGATGCGGCTATTATCCGGCTCATGAAACAGGAAAAATTATCAACTGCTTTAGAAGTAGAGCATTATTTTCTTCGCCGGATGGCCGATACGCTTCGCAGTTGTCAGGTGCAAGTGCTGGGCTGGGATGAAGTCATCGAGGCCGGACTACCCGTCGATCATACGTTGGTCTATTGGTGGCGGCACGATCATCCCGAGCAGTTAGAGGCAGCTTTACGAAAAAAGTACCGCGTGGTGCTTTGCCCCCGACTTCCCTTTTATTTCGACTTTGTTCAGGACAGTACGCACCGGGTGGGGCGGCGGTGGGCAGGAGCTTTTAACCCGCTAAAGGCTGTCTATGAATTCAACGCCGAGCATTATCCGGGGGTAAAGGATCATCCAGGTCAGGTGCTGGGTTTACAGGCCAACGTATGGACAGAAACCATGGCTACTGCGGAACGGCTGGATTTTATGGTTTTCCCCCGCCTGCTGGCTCTTGCGGAAGCCTGTTGGAGTCCCCGCAAAGACTTTAAAGCCTTTCAGCGGCGGCTGAGTGGACATCTGAGCCAATTGAGAAAACAGGATATTCATTACTTCGATCCGATTAACCCTCAGGCAAGCCCCGAATTAGTGCATTAAGATTACCCATGTCAGGAACCCTGATTCGCCGGAGTGATCTTAAAAAGATTTTGGTTAAATTAG
Coding sequences:
- a CDS encoding beta-N-acetylhexosaminidase gives rise to the protein MKILTSILLLLSLWGYSQPPIIPLPASYQRAKGTFTLSEHTRLVVEDSAFQPAARYLEKEMQRRWGLKRSQNSATKGPTLVIKAGLPAKEGSYALVMNEGSVVLTASSPAGAFYGVVSFLQLAAESRKVPCWNLKDSPLYGYRGFMLEESRHFFGVSKVKALLDEMAYYKLNRFHWHLTDEPGWRMEIKAYPRLALVGGVGTATDSLKPAQYYTQQQIKEIVSYAADRYITVIPEVDMPGHATAANRAYPAYSGGGSPAHPEFTFNPGKEETYTYLSTILKEVSSLFPARLIHIGGDEVSFGNEKWMKDAAIIRLMKQEKLSTALEVEHYFLRRMADTLRSCQVQVLGWDEVIEAGLPVDHTLVYWWRHDHPEQLEAALRKKYRVVLCPRLPFYFDFVQDSTHRVGRRWAGAFNPLKAVYEFNAEHYPGVKDHPGQVLGLQANVWTETMATAERLDFMVFPRLLALAEACWSPRKDFKAFQRRLSGHLSQLRKQDIHYFDPINPQASPELVH